A window from Populus trichocarpa isolate Nisqually-1 chromosome 3, P.trichocarpa_v4.1, whole genome shotgun sequence encodes these proteins:
- the LOC7460229 gene encoding putative disease resistance RPP13-like protein 1 isoform X2 codes for MFMASSSSLPRPGWVYDVFVSFRGQDTRKNLTDHLYTALHHARIHAFRDDEKLRRGEEISLQLSKAIQESKISIVVFSKGYASSTWCLGELQKILECRRQPTGQIVLPVFYDIDPSDIRKQTGSFAEAFDRHEARFKEEMEKVQKWRKALVEAANLSGLDRRSIANAHESKLIQKIVEEVSSILNRRNINERPLKMLKTTMISGGGLHDDAEEKQITNTAVRDWLDEYKDAVYEAEDFLDEIAYETLRQELEAETQTFINPLELKRLREIEEKSRGLQERLDDLVKQKDVLGLINRTGKEPSSPKSRTTSLVDERGVYGRDDDREAVLMLLVSEDANGENPDVVPVVGMGGVGKTTLAQLVYNHRRVQKRFDLKAWVCVSEDFSVLKLTKVILEEVGSKSDSDSLNNLQLQLKKRLQGKRFLVVLDDVWNEDYDEWDRFLTPLKDGSQGSKILVTTRNESVASVMRTVRTHHLEELTEESCWSVFAKHAFRGKNPNAYEELQEIGREIVRKCKGLPLAAKTLGGLLRTKRDVEEWEKILESNLWDLPKGNILPALRLSYHYLLPHLKQCFAYCAIFPKDYSFRKDELVLLWMAEGFLVGSVDDEMEKAGAECFDDLLSRSFFQQSSSSFVMHDLMHDLATHVSGQFCFSSRLGENNSSTATRRTRHLSLVVDTGGGFSSIKLENIREAQHLRTFRTSPHNWMCPPEFYKEIFQSTHCRLRVLFMTNCRDASVLSCSTSKLKHLRYLHLSWSDLVTLPEEASTLLNLQTLILRKCRQLASLPDLGNLKHLRHLNLEGTGIERLPASLERLINLRYLNIKYTPLKEMPPHIGQLTKLQTLTAFLVGRQSETSIKELGKLRHLRGELHIRNLQNVVDARDAGEANLKGKKHLDKLRFTWDGDTHDPQHVTSTLEKLEPNRKVKDLQIDGYGGVRFPEWVGESSFSNIVSLRLVSCKNCTSLPPLGQLASLEYLSIEAFDKVVTVGSEFYGNCTAMKKPFESLKELSFKWMPEWREWISDEGSREAFPLLEVLSIEECPHLAKALPCHHLSRVTSLTIRGCEQLATPLPRIPRLHSLSVSGFHSLESLPEEIEQMGWSPSDLEEITIKGWAALKCVALDLFPNLNYLSIYNCPDLESLCAHERPLNDLTSLHSLSISRCPKLVSFPKGGLPAPVLTRLKLKDCWNLKQLPESMHSLLPSLDHLEINGCLEFELCPEGGFPSKLQSLRIFDCNKLIAGRMQWGLETLPSLSHFGIGWDENVESFPEEMLLPSSLTSLKIDSLKHLKSLDYKGLQHLTSLRALTISNCPLLESMPEEGLPSSLSTLAIYSCPMLGESCEREKGKDWPKISHIPHIVIRRPTY; via the exons ATGTTCATggcgtcttcttcttctttgcctAGACCTGGTTGGGTTTACGATGTATTTGTAAGTTTTAGAGGTCAAGATACTCGCAAAAATTTGACGGACCATCTTTACACTGCTTTACACCATGCAAGAATCCATGCATTTCGAGATGACGAAAAACTTCGTAGAGGTGAAGAAATCTCCTTACAACTCTCCAAAGCAATACAAGAATCCAAGATTTCTATAGTGGTTTTCTCCAAGGGCTATGCTTCCTCCACTTGGTGTCTTGGTGAACTTCAAAAGATTCTTGAATGCAGACGACAACCAACCGGGCAGATTGTTCTACCTGTTTTCTATGATATCGATCCTTCTGATATTAGAAAACAGACGGGGAGTTTTGCTGAAGCCTTTGATAGACATGAAGCACGTTTTaaggaagaaatggagaagGTCCAAAAGTGGAGAAAAGCTCTTGTGGAGGCTGCAAATTTATCTGGGTTGGATCGTCGCAGTATCGCAAATGC GCatgaatcaaaattaattcaaaagattGTCGAAGAAGTTTCAAGTATATTGAATCGCAGAAACATAAACGAAAGGCCGCTGAAGATGTTGAAGACAACAATGATATCTGGCGGTGGGCTGCATGACGATGCTGAGGAGAAGCAGATAACAAATACAGCTGTGCGGGATTGGCTGGACGAGTATAAAGACGCTGTCTATGAAGCCGAGGACTTCTTGGATGAGATTGCTTATGAAACTCTACGGCAGGAGTTGGAAGCTGAAACTCAAACCTTCATTAACCCACTTGAATTAAAGAGGTTGAGAGAgatagaagaaaaatcaagaggcCTCCAGGAGAGACTAGATGACTTAGTAAAACAAAAGGATGTCCTTGGTTTGATCAACCGCACCGGAAAAGAACCATCATCGCCTAAAAGTCGAACAACTTCTCTGGTGGATGAACGTGGTGTTTATGGTAGAGATGATGACAGGGAAGCAGTACTGATGTTGCTTGTATCAGAGGATGCAAATGGAGAAAACCCAGATGTCGTTCCCGTAGTTGGAATGGGCGGGGTTGGTAAAACCACACTTGCTCAGCTTGTATACAATCACAGAAGAGTACAGAAGCGGTTCGATCTCAAAGCTTGGGTTTGTGTTTCAGAAGATTTCAGTGTTTTGAA GTTAACCAAGGTGATCCTTGAGGAGGTCGGTTCAAAGTCTGATTCTGATAGTCTGAATAATCTCCAGCTTCAGTTGAAGAAGAGATTGCAGGGAAAGAGATTTTTGGTTGTTTTAGATGACGTTTGGAATGAAGATTATGATGAATGGGATAGGTTTCTTACCCCCCTGAAGGACGGATCACAAGGGAGTAAGATTCTTGTCACAACACGCAATGAAAGTGTAGCATCAGTCATGAGAACTGTTCGAACTCATCATCTAGAAGAATTGACGGAAGAAAGCTGCTGGTCCGTGTTTGCCAAACATGCATTTCGTGGTAAAAATCCCAATGCTTATGAAGAGTTGCAAGAAATTGGAAGAGAAATAGTGAGAAAATGTAAAGGCCTTCCTCTAGCTGCAAAAACACTCGGAGGTCTGCTGCGCACCAAAAGAGATGTCGAGGAGTGGGAGAAGATATTGGAAAGCAATCTATGGGATTTACCCAAAGGCAATATCCTCCCAGCCTTGAGATTAAGTTATCATTATCTCCTGCCACATCTGAAGCAGTGTTTTGCTTATTGTGCTATATTTCCAAAAGACTATTCATTTCGAAAGGATGAATTAGTGCTCCTGTGGATGGCAGAGGGCTTCTTAGTCGGCTCCGTAGATGATGAGATGGAAAAAGCAGGTGCTGAGTGCTTTGATGATCTCTTGTCAAGGTCGTTTTTCCAGCAATCAAGCTCATCATTTGTGATGCACGATCTCATGCATGACCTGGCTACCCATGTGTCCGGTCAATTTTGCTTCAGCTCCAGGTTGGGGGAAAATAATTCTTCCACGGCCACCAGAAGGACTCGACATTTATCACTCGTAGTAGATACGGGAGGCGGTTTTTCAAgcataaaattagaaaacatccGTGAAGCCCAACATCTACGCACATTCAGAACTTCTCCGCACAATTGGATGTGTCCTCCCGAATTTTATAAGGAGATCTTTCAGTCAACTCATTGTCGCCTACGAGTGCTATTCATGACTAATTGTAGAGATGCATCTGTGTTGTCATGTTCAACTAGCAAGTTGAAGCATTTGCGGTATTTGCATCTTTCCTGGTCAGATTTAGTAACGTTGCCTGAAGAAGCGAGTACTCTTCTCAATTTGCAAACTTTGATCTTGAGAAAGTGCCGACAACTTGCTAGTCTACCTGATCTTGGAAATTTGAAGCATTTACGACATCTGAATCTTGAAGGAACAGGAATCGAAAGATTGCCTGCATCTCTGGAAAGGTTAATCAACTTGCGGTATCTTAACATCAAATACACGCCTTTGAAAGAGATGCCACCACATATAGGTCAACTAACAAAGCTCCAAACGTTGACTGCCTTTCTCGTCGGAAGACAGAGTGAGACTAGCATTAAAGAATTGGGAAAACTACGACATCTACGGGGAGAACTTCATATTAGGAACCTTCAAAATGTGGTGGATGCTCGGGATGCTGGTGAGGcaaatttgaaaggtaaaaagCACCTTGATAAGCTGAGGTTTACATGGGATGGTGACACTCATGACCCGCAACACGTAACAAGCACTCTTGAGAAATTAGAGCCAAATAGAAAGGTGAAGGATCTTCAGATTGATGGTTATGGAGGTGTAAGGTTTCCGGAGTGGGTAGGAGAGTCCTCTTTCTCAAATATAGTGTCTTTGAGGCTCGTTAGTTGTAAAAACTGCACCTCCTTACCACCGCTCGGGCAATTAGCTTCTTTAGAGTATCTCTCAATTGAAGCATTTGATAAAGTTGTGACTGTGGGATCTGAGTTCTATGGGAATTGTACTGCTATGAAGAAGCCATTTGAATCGCTCAAAGAATTATCTTTTAAATGGATGCCAGAGTGGCGCGAGTGGATTTCAGACGAAGGCAGCCGGGAAGCCTTCCCTCTTCTAGAGGTGCTTTCAATCGAAGAATGCCCCCACCTTGCAAAGGCCCTACCTTGTCACCACCTTTCACGTGTAACAAGTCTTACAATTCGTGGATGTGAGCAGCTCGCGACTCCACTTCCTAGGATTCCTAGGCTGCactctctctctgtttctgGATTCCACTCCCTAGAGTCCCTACCCGAGGAAATTGAGCAAATGGGTTGGTCACCCTCTGATTTAGAGGAAATTACAATCAAGGGCTGGGCTGCTCTCAAATGCGTCGCACTGGACTTGTTCCCCAACTTAAATTATCTTTCTATCTATAACTGTCCAGATCTCGAATCACTATGTGCACATGAAAGACCTCTCAATGATCTCACCTCTCTCCATTCTTTGTCTATCTCGCGGTGCCCTAAATTAGTTTCATTTCCCAAAGGAGGGTTACCTGCTCCAGTCTTGACACGACTTAAGTTAAAAGATTGCTGGAACTTGAAGCAGTTGCCTGAGAGCATGCATTCCCTCCTCCCATCCCTTGACCATTTGGAAATAAATGGTTGTTTAGAATTTGAGTTGTGTCCAGAAGGGGGTTTTCCCTCCAAATTACAATCACTTCGTATTTTCGATTGCAACAAACTAATTGCAGGCCGCATGCAATGGGGCTTGGAAACGCTCCCTTCTCTTTCACACTTTGGTATTGGTTGGGACGAAAATGTTGAATCCTTCCCTGAAGAGATGCTGCTGCCCTCAAGTCTTACATCTCTTAAAATCGATTCCCTAAAACACCTGAAATCTCTTGACTACAAGGGGCTTCAACACCTCACCTCTCTTAGAGCATTGACTATAAGTAACTGCCCTCTGCTTGAGTCCATGCCAGAAGAAGGGTTGCCCTCCTCCCTTTCTACTCTTGCAATTTACAGTTGTCCTATGCTGGGTGAAAGTTGTGAAAGGGAGAAAGGTAAAGATTGGCCCAAGATTTCTCACATTCCTCACATAGTTATTAGGAGACCAACATATTGA
- the LOC112326951 gene encoding putative disease resistance RPP13-like protein 1, whose translation MPPHIGQLAKLQTLTAFLVGRQEPTIKELGKLRHLRGELHIGNLQNVVDAWDAVKANLKGKRHLDELRFTWGGDTHDPQHVTSTLEKLEPNRNVKDLQIDGYGGVRFPEWVGKSSFSNIVSLKLSRCTNCTSLPPLGQLASLKRLSIEAFDRVETVSSEFYGNCTAMKKPFESLQTLSFRRMPEWREWISDEGSREAFPLLEVLLIKECPKLAMALPSHHLPRVTRLTISGCEQLATPLPRFPRLHSLSVSGFHSLESLPEEIEQMGWSLSDLGEITIKGWAALKCIPLDLFPNLNTLSVSNCPDL comes from the coding sequence ATGCCACCACATATAGGTCAACTGGCAAAGCTCCAAACGTTGACTGCCTTTCTCGTGGGAAGACAGGAGCCTACCATTAAAGAATTGGGAAAGCTACGACATCTACGGGGAGAACTTCATATTGGGAACCTTCAAAATGTGGTGGATGCTTGGGATGCTGTCAAAGcaaatttaaaaggtaaaaggCACCTTGATGAGCTGAGGTTTACATGGGGTGGTGACACTCATGACCCGCAACACGTAACAAGCACACTTGAGAAATTAGAGCCAAATAGAAATGTGAAGGATCTTCAGATTGATGGTTATGGAGGTGTAAGGTTTCCGGAGTGGGTAGGAAAGTCCTCTTTCTCAAACATAGTGTCCTTGAAGCTCAGTAGATGTACAAACTGCACCTCCTTACCACCGCTCGGGCAATTAGCTTCTTTGAAGCGTCTCTCAATTGAAGCATTCGATAGAGTTGAGACTGTGAGCTCTGAGTTCTATGGGAATTGTACAGCTATGAAGAAGCCATTTGAATCCCTCCAAACATTATCTTTTAGAAGGATGCCAGAGTGGCGTGAGTGGATTTCAGACGAAGGCAGCCGGGAAGCCTTCCCTCTTCTAGAGGTGCTTTTAATCAAAGAATGCCCCAAGCTTGCAATGGCCCTACCTAGTCACCACCTTCCACGTGTAACAAGACTTACAATTAGTGGATGTGAGCAGCTCGCGACTCCACTTCCTAGGTTTCCTAGGTTGCactctctctctgtttctgGATTCCACTCCCTAGAGTCCCTACCCGAGGAAATTGAGCAAATGGGTTGGTCACTCTCTGATTTAGGGGAAATTACAATCAAGGGCTGGGCTGCTCTCAAATGCATCCCACTGGACTTGTTCCCCAACTTAAATACTCTTTCTGTCTCTAACTGTCCAGATCTCTAA